One stretch of Aquimarina sp. Aq107 DNA includes these proteins:
- a CDS encoding RagB/SusD family nutrient uptake outer membrane protein: MKTIKILFLLSTIVSTIGCSDLEENPVGILAPESFFSSLDDLQVAVNGTYGRVGHEDIWGRKFTLTIMVRGDMVDIGDPTTAQRRIDHNDFTVLSDNGMIDDFWPAMYQTIAAANQAIAGAELLDADEAEENEIIAQAYFMRAFTYFHMVRLFGDIPYLDTPVTDIQTASSISSTPTAEVYENIIADLEFAETWLPNTQTTRTLPAKATATSYLSLVYLTMGNYQMAYNKAKEVIDNEGTYQLGLEANFQDLFDSSKQDASQEPLFAIDFQAIRNINQTDDGTDYAPPLTGIRSDEQYDLGGGWSVAVPSLEVFDTWDDRDYRKAVSFDATGIFNGNVEPYTVFRDFNTRAVNRPHIAKYTRFIGATANGNGRASETNYATMRYAEVLLIAAEALNEINGGSEEAHQYVNRVRARARNGSDFPADVSGLSQDNFRTMVLEERRLELAFEFKRWYDIARREMGTQVFGSTGLEGLKANFDPTRDYLLPIPNEEILRNPNLSQNDGY, translated from the coding sequence ATGAAAACAATTAAAATCTTATTCTTATTGTCGACAATAGTCTCAACAATAGGATGTTCGGATTTGGAAGAAAATCCGGTAGGAATTTTGGCTCCAGAAAGTTTTTTTAGTTCTTTAGACGATTTACAGGTAGCTGTAAACGGAACTTATGGTCGTGTGGGTCACGAAGATATTTGGGGAAGAAAATTTACGTTAACCATTATGGTACGTGGTGATATGGTAGATATTGGAGATCCGACCACTGCACAGAGAAGAATTGACCACAATGATTTTACAGTATTGTCAGATAATGGAATGATTGATGACTTTTGGCCAGCAATGTACCAAACCATTGCTGCAGCAAATCAAGCAATTGCGGGAGCGGAGTTATTAGATGCAGATGAGGCTGAAGAAAATGAAATTATTGCTCAAGCATATTTTATGAGAGCATTCACTTATTTTCATATGGTGAGACTTTTTGGGGATATCCCCTATTTAGATACGCCTGTTACTGATATTCAAACAGCATCTTCTATAAGTTCTACACCAACAGCTGAAGTATATGAAAACATCATTGCAGATTTAGAATTCGCTGAAACCTGGTTGCCTAATACGCAAACAACAAGAACATTACCAGCAAAGGCTACAGCTACTTCTTATTTATCTTTGGTATACTTAACTATGGGGAATTATCAAATGGCCTATAATAAGGCTAAAGAGGTAATTGACAACGAAGGAACCTATCAATTAGGCTTAGAGGCTAATTTCCAAGATTTATTTGATTCCTCCAAACAAGATGCTTCACAAGAACCTTTATTTGCAATTGATTTTCAGGCAATAAGAAACATTAATCAGACTGATGATGGAACTGATTATGCGCCACCATTAACAGGAATTAGATCGGATGAGCAGTATGACCTTGGCGGTGGTTGGTCTGTTGCTGTGCCTTCTTTAGAAGTTTTTGATACCTGGGATGACCGCGATTATAGAAAAGCAGTGAGTTTTGATGCTACCGGAATTTTTAATGGTAATGTAGAGCCATATACTGTATTTAGGGATTTTAATACAAGAGCCGTAAACCGTCCTCATATTGCTAAATATACTCGATTCATAGGAGCAACAGCTAATGGGAATGGTCGTGCATCAGAAACTAATTATGCTACAATGAGGTATGCAGAAGTATTGTTAATAGCGGCAGAGGCATTAAATGAAATCAATGGTGGAAGCGAAGAAGCTCACCAATATGTAAATAGAGTAAGAGCTAGAGCTAGAAATGGTTCTGATTTCCCGGCTGATGTCTCTGGTTTGTCTCAAGACAATTTTAGAACCATGGTATTAGAGGAACGTAGATTAGAGCTAGCTTTCGAATTTAAAAGATGGTATGATATCGCTAGAAGAGAAATGGGAACACAAGTGTTTGGATCAACTGGACTCGAAGGGCTAAAAGCTAACTTTGATCCAACTCGTGATTATCTATTACCTATTCCAAATGAAGAAATACTAAGAAATCCTAACTTATCTCAAAATGACGGGTATTAA
- a CDS encoding dCMP deaminase family protein, with protein sequence MPQNKQLKYDKAYLRIAREWGKLSHCERKKVGAVIVKDRMIISDGFNGTPTGFENPCEDEEGYTKWYVLHAEANAILKVASSTQSCKGATLYITLSPCKECSKLIHQAGIKRIVYQNAYKDNSGLLFLEKAGVEIEKITDLDD encoded by the coding sequence ATGCCCCAAAATAAGCAATTAAAATATGATAAGGCCTATCTTAGAATAGCAAGAGAATGGGGGAAGTTATCTCATTGTGAGAGAAAAAAAGTTGGTGCGGTTATTGTAAAGGATAGAATGATTATTTCTGATGGATTTAATGGAACTCCAACTGGTTTCGAAAATCCTTGTGAGGATGAAGAGGGATATACGAAATGGTATGTGTTACATGCAGAAGCAAATGCAATTTTAAAAGTTGCTTCTTCAACACAATCTTGTAAAGGAGCTACGTTATATATTACACTTTCTCCTTGCAAAGAATGTAGTAAGTTAATTCATCAGGCGGGAATAAAAAGAATTGTTTATCAAAATGCCTATAAGGATAATTCTGGGCTTTTGTTTTTAGAAAAAGCGGGTGTAGAAATAGAAAAGATTACTGATTTAGACGATTAA
- a CDS encoding mechanosensitive ion channel family protein, with protein MDIQKWLDKGIEFIVDFGPKVIGAILIWIIGSWVIKKLMKGISKVMEVRQYDESLQKFLTNLLGWILKIILILAVLGTVGVETTSFAAILAAAGLAVGLALQGSLANFAGGVLIMIFKPFKIGDLIEAQGVLGVVKEIEIFTTKLSTPDNKEAIVPNGTLSNGNIINYTSQGTLRVDLNIGIGYGDDIKKAKDVIMKVLTDNPKVLKDPAPTVAVSELGDNAINLVVRPQANVADYWDVYFSALEDSKNALDAAGISIPYPQRDVHIHNVK; from the coding sequence ATGGATATTCAAAAATGGTTAGATAAAGGTATTGAATTTATCGTTGATTTTGGACCAAAGGTAATAGGTGCTATTCTGATCTGGATCATAGGTTCCTGGGTCATAAAAAAACTAATGAAAGGTATTTCTAAAGTAATGGAGGTTAGACAATATGATGAAAGCCTTCAAAAATTCCTGACTAATCTTTTAGGTTGGATTCTAAAAATTATATTAATACTTGCTGTGCTTGGTACGGTTGGGGTAGAAACTACTTCTTTTGCAGCAATACTCGCCGCAGCTGGTTTAGCAGTTGGCTTAGCTTTACAAGGGTCTTTAGCAAATTTTGCGGGTGGTGTACTCATTATGATCTTTAAGCCATTTAAAATTGGTGATTTAATAGAAGCCCAAGGTGTTCTTGGAGTCGTAAAAGAGATTGAAATTTTTACCACAAAATTATCAACTCCAGATAATAAAGAAGCGATCGTTCCTAATGGAACTTTGTCGAACGGAAATATTATCAATTACACCTCTCAAGGAACACTAAGAGTAGATCTTAACATTGGAATTGGATATGGAGATGATATCAAAAAAGCAAAAGATGTTATTATGAAAGTTCTTACTGATAATCCAAAAGTTTTAAAAGATCCAGCTCCTACTGTTGCGGTTAGCGAACTTGGAGATAATGCTATTAACCTTGTAGTAAGACCACAAGCGAATGTTGCAGATTATTGGGATGTTTACTTTAGTGCGCTAGAGGATTCTAAAAATGCATTAGATGCTGCAGGGATATCAATTCCTTACCCACAAAGAGATGTACATATTCATAATGTAAAATAA
- a CDS encoding HupE/UreJ family protein: MSEFLYFFKEGFFHVLDWQAYDHVLFFIVLIIAYTFDDWKRILTLVTLFTLGHTVSLFLAVYDIVSVNSKLVEFLIPITILITALFNVFTAKNTTKQDKIGVLYATTAFFGLIHGLGFSSYFDMISSASDYKALSILEFALGIEVSQIIVVLIVLIISFLVQTIFRFSKRDWILVVSSIVIGMVIPMIISSKIW; encoded by the coding sequence ATGTCAGAGTTTTTATACTTTTTTAAAGAAGGTTTCTTTCACGTTTTAGATTGGCAAGCATATGATCATGTCTTATTTTTTATAGTTCTTATTATTGCTTATACTTTTGATGACTGGAAAAGAATATTAACCTTAGTTACGTTATTTACTTTAGGTCATACCGTTTCTTTATTTTTAGCTGTTTATGATATAGTTTCTGTAAATTCAAAATTGGTTGAATTTTTGATCCCGATTACCATATTAATAACCGCTTTATTTAATGTGTTTACAGCAAAGAATACAACTAAACAAGATAAAATAGGTGTGTTATATGCAACCACTGCATTTTTTGGGCTTATTCATGGACTAGGTTTTTCAAGTTATTTTGATATGATTAGCAGTGCTAGTGATTATAAAGCTCTGTCAATATTAGAATTTGCTCTTGGTATTGAAGTTTCTCAAATTATTGTAGTACTAATAGTTCTGATTATTAGTTTCCTTGTTCAAACAATTTTTAGATTTTCTAAACGCGATTGGATATTGGTAGTTTCTTCTATAGTAATTGGGATGGTAATCCCTATGATAATTTCAAGTAAAATATGGTAA
- the uxaC gene encoding glucuronate isomerase: MKATSTFIHNDFLLQNEFSRILYHSYAKDLPIIDYHNHLSPKDICENKKFKTIGEVWLEGDHYKWRAMRTLGIDEMYITGKASDKDKFLKWSETVPYSIRNPLFHWTHMELMKHFSISELLSPETAEKIYASANEQLQSSSHSVQGLLKMNNVEVVCTTDDPVDSLSFHNSYAIQEKVMKLLPTFRPDKSYAVENNESYLEYLNELEIKSNTQIKNFEDLLAALENRIDYFHKIGCRLSDHGLENLFHFKKGSYNIEHIFKKIKAKKVLEIKEINYFKFEVLYFLSTCYHKRGWVQQYHLGAIRNNNKRLLKKLGPDTGFDSIGDYSQAKNLSGFLNSLDTTDQLAKTILYNLNPSGNEVFASMVGNFNDGTIKGKVQYGAAWWFLDQKDGMEKHLNTLSNLGMLSCFVGMLTDSRSFLSFPRHDYFRRILCNLIGDDVKNGILPKDEKWLGKIVSDICYHNAKTYFPF; encoded by the coding sequence ATGAAAGCAACTTCTACCTTTATCCATAATGACTTTTTATTACAAAATGAATTTTCAAGAATTCTTTATCATTCTTATGCCAAAGATCTACCTATTATAGACTATCATAATCATTTATCTCCAAAAGACATTTGTGAAAACAAAAAATTCAAGACCATTGGTGAAGTTTGGTTAGAAGGAGATCATTATAAATGGCGTGCTATGCGAACATTAGGTATTGATGAAATGTATATTACAGGTAAAGCTAGTGATAAAGATAAATTCCTGAAGTGGTCAGAGACAGTTCCTTACAGTATTAGAAACCCCTTGTTTCACTGGACACACATGGAGCTTATGAAGCATTTTTCTATCTCTGAATTATTATCCCCAGAAACAGCTGAGAAAATTTACGCATCAGCCAATGAACAATTACAAAGTTCCAGTCACTCCGTACAAGGATTATTAAAGATGAATAATGTGGAGGTAGTTTGCACCACAGATGATCCTGTTGATTCTCTAAGCTTTCACAATTCATATGCTATCCAAGAAAAGGTAATGAAATTACTTCCAACTTTCAGGCCTGATAAATCATATGCAGTAGAAAATAACGAAAGTTATTTGGAGTATCTTAATGAGTTAGAGATCAAATCCAACACCCAAATTAAAAACTTTGAAGATCTCTTAGCTGCACTCGAAAATAGAATTGATTACTTTCATAAGATTGGTTGTAGATTATCTGATCATGGATTAGAGAACTTATTTCACTTTAAGAAAGGAAGCTATAATATAGAACATATTTTCAAAAAAATTAAAGCTAAAAAAGTCTTAGAGATTAAGGAAATTAATTATTTCAAGTTTGAAGTTTTATATTTCTTAAGCACCTGTTATCATAAACGAGGATGGGTACAACAATACCATCTAGGCGCAATTAGAAATAATAATAAGAGACTTCTAAAAAAACTTGGTCCTGATACGGGGTTTGATTCTATTGGTGATTACTCCCAAGCCAAAAATTTAAGTGGATTTTTAAATTCTTTGGATACAACAGATCAACTTGCAAAAACTATTTTATATAACTTAAACCCATCAGGCAATGAGGTTTTTGCTTCTATGGTTGGTAATTTTAATGATGGTACTATCAAAGGAAAAGTTCAATATGGTGCAGCATGGTGGTTCCTAGATCAAAAAGATGGAATGGAAAAACATTTAAACACTTTATCTAATCTAGGTATGCTTAGTTGTTTTGTAGGCATGTTGACTGATTCTAGAAGTTTTTTATCTTTTCCAAGACACGATTATTTTAGGCGTATTCTCTGCAATTTAATTGGAGATGATGTAAAAAATGGGATATTACCTAAAGATGAAAAATGGTTAGGAAAAATTGTTTCCGACATTTGTTACCATAATGCTAAAACGTATTTCCCTTTTTAA
- a CDS encoding S41 family peptidase, giving the protein MGYSKKYLPLFIGLAMGAGVFLGSKLNFSNPSAKLFSYNAKKEKLNRLIDYIDYEYVDEINTDSIVDVTVNRILENLDPHSVYIPPEELEGITESMQGDFIGIGVSYYPYRDTISVINTIKGGPSERSGILAGDRILMADQDTLYGERLRRDGLADKLKGELNSQVQLKVYRKGTGIFDVVVKRGRVPLRSVDASYMLKDKLGYIKVNRFAETTYKEFKQALDSLQDLGADNLVVDLRDNGGGFIAPALKMADEFLQDDELIMFTKNKKGAIENNYATRNGSFEKGNVYVLINENSASASEIFAGAIQDNDRGTIVGRRSYGKGLVQREMALGDGSAIRLTISRYYTPTGRSIQKPYENGNKEYFNEYLERYKNGELQNADSIQVADSLKFKTPGGKTVYGGGGIIPDIFVSKDTTRVGETLDYMLRSGRMGGYIFEELDKKRAFYNELTEEQFKEEIKIDDDFADGFLVYTRKNGIDINLKNYREQLKKYLKAIMAQQLFGTSEFEKIINEDDKMIQKVLSISD; this is encoded by the coding sequence ATGGGTTATTCAAAAAAATACTTGCCATTATTTATTGGTTTGGCGATGGGAGCGGGAGTTTTTTTAGGAAGTAAACTCAATTTTAGCAATCCATCTGCTAAGCTATTTTCCTACAATGCCAAAAAGGAAAAACTAAATAGACTTATAGATTATATCGATTACGAATATGTTGATGAAATCAATACAGATAGTATTGTCGATGTAACAGTAAATAGAATCCTCGAAAACCTTGACCCACATTCAGTTTATATTCCTCCAGAAGAGTTAGAAGGTATTACAGAAAGTATGCAAGGAGATTTTATTGGGATTGGTGTGAGTTACTACCCATATAGAGATACTATTTCTGTTATTAATACGATTAAAGGCGGCCCTAGTGAGCGATCAGGAATTTTGGCTGGAGATAGAATCCTTATGGCGGATCAAGATACGCTGTATGGAGAACGTCTGCGAAGAGATGGATTGGCAGATAAATTAAAAGGAGAACTAAATAGTCAAGTACAATTAAAAGTTTATAGAAAAGGTACTGGTATATTTGATGTAGTGGTAAAACGTGGTCGTGTACCATTGAGAAGTGTGGATGCTAGTTATATGTTAAAAGATAAGTTAGGATATATAAAAGTGAACCGTTTTGCAGAGACAACCTATAAAGAATTTAAACAAGCACTAGATTCTTTACAAGATCTTGGGGCAGATAATTTAGTTGTAGATCTTAGAGATAATGGAGGAGGTTTTATTGCTCCAGCATTAAAAATGGCTGATGAGTTTTTGCAGGATGATGAATTGATTATGTTTACTAAGAATAAAAAAGGAGCGATTGAAAATAATTACGCCACACGTAATGGAAGTTTTGAGAAAGGAAATGTTTACGTGTTAATTAATGAAAATTCTGCTTCTGCTAGTGAGATTTTTGCTGGTGCAATACAAGACAATGATAGAGGGACTATTGTAGGGCGACGTTCTTATGGTAAAGGTTTGGTGCAAAGAGAAATGGCGTTAGGAGACGGTAGTGCAATTCGATTGACAATTTCTAGATATTACACACCTACTGGGCGATCAATTCAGAAACCGTATGAAAATGGTAATAAAGAGTATTTTAATGAATATTTAGAAAGATATAAAAACGGAGAATTACAGAATGCAGATAGTATACAGGTTGCAGATTCTTTGAAATTTAAGACTCCAGGAGGTAAAACGGTATATGGCGGTGGCGGAATTATACCTGATATTTTTGTTAGCAAGGATACTACAAGAGTAGGAGAAACTTTGGATTATATGCTTAGATCAGGAAGAATGGGAGGGTATATATTCGAAGAATTGGACAAAAAGAGAGCATTTTATAATGAATTGACGGAAGAGCAATTCAAAGAAGAAATAAAAATAGACGATGATTTTGCAGATGGATTTCTTGTGTATACAAGAAAAAATGGAATAGATATTAATCTAAAAAATTATCGAGAACAATTAAAGAAATATTTAAAAGCTATTATGGCCCAACAACTATTTGGGACTAGTGAATTTGAAAAAATCATTAATGAAGATGATAAAATGATTCAAAAAGTTTTATCTATTTCTGATTAA
- a CDS encoding glycoside hydrolase family 88 protein: MIKEKRKTFPGLIITLLICFTACKDISSDSKQEETIAEEDKIIQYSDRFSYLLEYSVDSLAFPRSADDNGIIKKVPSKDWTSGFFPGTLWKIYQLTGDTKYKAKAKEWTTFIEKEKYNDRTHDMGFKVFCSFGNGFKITNNAAYKDIIIESAQTLSTRYNTTVGSIRSWDFNKEEWQFPVIIDNMMNLELLFEASNYSKDTTYYNMANQHARTTLKNHFRDNNSSFHVVDYDTITGDIRAKVTHQGFRNESSWARGQAWGLYGYAMAYRYTNNVEFLEQSKKIAAFLMDHNNLPEDAIPYWDFDAPNIPSEPRDASAAAVIASGMLELYEYTKDKKHLEFADKIITSLSSKKYVIQKESNVPFILSHSTGNWPKNDEINGPINYADYYFLEAVLRRKNLR, from the coding sequence ATGATAAAAGAAAAAAGAAAAACATTTCCCGGATTAATTATCACTTTACTAATATGTTTTACCGCTTGTAAAGATATTTCTTCGGATAGTAAACAAGAAGAAACGATAGCTGAAGAGGATAAGATTATTCAATATTCGGATAGGTTTTCATATTTATTAGAGTATTCGGTAGATTCTTTAGCTTTTCCAAGAAGTGCCGATGATAATGGGATTATTAAGAAAGTTCCATCAAAGGATTGGACCAGTGGTTTTTTTCCAGGTACTCTTTGGAAAATTTATCAATTAACTGGTGATACTAAATATAAAGCTAAGGCTAAAGAATGGACAACTTTTATTGAAAAGGAAAAGTATAATGATAGAACCCATGATATGGGCTTCAAAGTGTTCTGTAGCTTTGGTAATGGATTTAAGATAACAAATAATGCAGCTTATAAAGATATTATTATAGAAAGTGCGCAAACGTTATCCACTAGATATAATACTACAGTAGGATCTATACGTTCTTGGGATTTTAATAAAGAAGAATGGCAATTTCCGGTAATCATCGATAATATGATGAATCTAGAATTACTATTTGAAGCATCTAATTATTCAAAGGATACTACATATTACAATATGGCAAATCAACATGCTAGAACTACTCTAAAAAACCATTTTAGAGATAATAATAGTAGTTTTCACGTAGTAGATTATGATACGATAACTGGAGATATTAGAGCAAAGGTTACTCATCAGGGATTTAGAAATGAATCTTCTTGGGCTAGAGGTCAAGCTTGGGGACTTTATGGGTATGCGATGGCTTATAGATATACCAATAATGTAGAGTTTTTGGAGCAGTCTAAAAAGATAGCTGCTTTTTTAATGGATCATAATAATCTACCAGAAGATGCGATACCATATTGGGATTTTGATGCGCCAAATATCCCAAGTGAACCCAGAGATGCTTCAGCTGCCGCAGTTATAGCTTCAGGAATGTTAGAACTATACGAATATACAAAGGATAAAAAACATCTAGAATTTGCAGATAAAATTATAACAAGTTTATCCTCCAAAAAATATGTGATACAAAAAGAATCTAATGTGCCATTTATATTAAGTCATAGTACAGGAAATTGGCCCAAGAATGATGAGATTAATGGACCAATTAATTATGCGGATTATTACTTTTTAGAAGCAGTTCTAAGAAGAAAGAATCTTAGGTAA
- a CDS encoding glycoside hydrolase family 2 TIM barrel-domain containing protein, with amino-acid sequence MDKTVFSFFKSAQIVSLVFLSFYCSAQVSRLKENINDNWQYLELNIEHIDQVNKQTDWVDINLPHTWNNYDTMDLDPGYRRSASWYKKNLKFETINQDVAYSLYFEGANITTHVYVNGKLVGDHKGGYIGFSFDISKELKIGNNEIIVRVDNSYDPEIIPSQKSDFFIYGGITRDVWLLQKYKTNISDLKVNTPFVSTEKASLKLDLNIVDLKENEKYEVEARLFDPNGKEIQTVREKVSTNQLILDFKDTIKPLLWDIDTPNLYNVDVALLKSEEQIDKLSEKVGFRWFEFKKNGPFYLNGRRVLLRGTHRHEEHAGYGAAMPNELHRNDIKAIKEMGANFIRLAHYPQDPEVYKMCDELGILVWDELPWCRGGIGNENWKINTKNMLSEIINQNYNHPSIIIWSLGNEIYWLPDFKNGDNEKELNEFLKELNILSSTLDPTRKTAIRKYYSGSDIVDVFSPSIWSGWYSGSYTTYEKALKKYIKEYDHFLHAEYGGSSHYGRHTENPIDGSGAMDPDGWTEAITQTSVTNIAKIGDWSENYIVDLFDWHLKIAETNPSFVGNVQWAFKDFGTPLRPENDIPYVNQKGIMDREGNPKDAYYVFKSYWAKDPFVYIESHTWTERQGPKDTSRTINVFSNCDTVELFFEGKSLGQKKKDINKFPASGLTWDLLFKEGTNQLKAIGYKDDKKVTDSLKVDYRYKKNDVAKSLSLSYKELKNGNYLITAIAKDKEGLRCLDYEERVYFQCLSGGVNKKYLGTPMGSESIKMSNGKAQIEVVPNKENSTIEMMVLNQSFKGTYLTISKR; translated from the coding sequence ATGGATAAGACTGTTTTTTCTTTTTTTAAATCGGCACAAATTGTATCGCTTGTTTTTTTATCTTTTTATTGCTCTGCACAAGTAAGTAGATTAAAAGAAAATATAAATGATAATTGGCAATATTTAGAGTTGAATATAGAGCATATTGATCAAGTTAATAAACAAACTGATTGGGTGGATATTAATTTACCGCACACTTGGAATAATTATGATACTATGGATCTTGATCCAGGTTATCGAAGAAGTGCAAGTTGGTACAAAAAAAATCTTAAGTTCGAAACAATTAATCAGGATGTTGCTTATTCCTTGTATTTCGAAGGAGCAAATATTACTACTCATGTATATGTAAACGGTAAATTAGTTGGAGATCATAAGGGAGGCTATATAGGATTTTCTTTTGATATTTCTAAAGAGTTGAAAATAGGAAACAATGAGATAATTGTTAGGGTTGATAATAGTTATGATCCTGAAATAATACCTTCTCAAAAAAGTGACTTTTTTATCTATGGAGGAATAACCAGAGATGTATGGTTACTTCAAAAGTATAAAACTAATATTTCGGATCTAAAAGTAAATACGCCATTTGTCTCCACCGAGAAAGCTTCACTAAAATTGGATCTAAATATTGTAGATCTCAAAGAAAACGAAAAATACGAAGTAGAAGCTCGTCTTTTTGATCCAAATGGAAAAGAAATACAAACAGTTAGAGAAAAAGTATCAACGAATCAATTGATATTAGATTTTAAAGATACTATTAAACCATTACTTTGGGATATTGATACTCCTAATTTATATAACGTTGATGTTGCATTATTAAAATCTGAGGAACAAATCGATAAGTTGTCAGAAAAAGTAGGTTTTCGTTGGTTCGAGTTTAAAAAAAATGGGCCATTTTATCTTAATGGGAGAAGAGTATTATTACGAGGAACACATCGTCACGAAGAACACGCGGGATATGGAGCAGCAATGCCTAATGAATTGCATCGCAATGATATTAAAGCTATAAAAGAGATGGGTGCTAATTTTATAAGGTTAGCACATTATCCTCAGGACCCAGAGGTTTATAAAATGTGCGATGAGTTAGGGATTTTAGTTTGGGATGAATTACCTTGGTGTAGAGGAGGAATTGGAAATGAAAATTGGAAGATCAATACCAAAAACATGTTATCTGAAATTATCAATCAGAACTATAATCATCCAAGTATTATTATATGGTCGTTAGGTAATGAAATTTATTGGCTACCGGATTTTAAGAATGGAGATAATGAAAAGGAATTAAATGAATTTTTAAAAGAATTAAATATACTATCATCCACATTAGATCCAACAAGAAAAACTGCTATTCGTAAATATTATTCTGGATCAGATATAGTAGATGTATTTTCACCATCTATATGGTCTGGTTGGTATTCTGGCAGCTATACTACCTACGAAAAAGCTTTAAAAAAATACATAAAAGAATACGATCATTTTCTCCATGCAGAATATGGAGGGTCTAGTCATTATGGGAGACATACAGAAAACCCAATAGACGGCAGTGGAGCTATGGATCCGGATGGATGGACAGAAGCTATTACACAAACTTCTGTTACTAATATTGCCAAAATAGGTGATTGGAGCGAGAATTATATTGTAGATCTTTTTGATTGGCATTTAAAGATAGCAGAAACTAATCCATCTTTTGTAGGTAATGTACAATGGGCGTTTAAAGATTTTGGAACACCGTTAAGACCAGAAAATGATATTCCTTATGTTAATCAAAAAGGGATTATGGATAGAGAAGGGAACCCTAAAGATGCATATTACGTTTTTAAGAGTTATTGGGCAAAGGATCCATTTGTATATATAGAATCTCATACCTGGACAGAAAGACAAGGGCCTAAAGATACCTCACGGACCATAAATGTATTTAGTAACTGTGATACAGTAGAATTGTTTTTTGAAGGAAAATCTCTAGGACAAAAGAAAAAGGATATTAATAAATTTCCAGCTTCTGGATTAACCTGGGACCTACTTTTTAAAGAAGGTACTAACCAGCTAAAAGCAATTGGATATAAAGATGATAAAAAAGTCACAGATAGTCTTAAAGTAGACTATAGGTATAAGAAAAATGATGTAGCTAAGTCGTTATCACTTTCTTATAAAGAATTAAAAAATGGTAATTATTTAATTACTGCTATTGCAAAGGATAAAGAGGGATTGAGATGTTTAGATTATGAAGAGAGAGTCTATTTTCAATGCTTATCCGGAGGAGTAAATAAGAAATATCTAGGCACACCAATGGGCAGTGAATCCATTAAAATGTCTAATGGAAAGGCACAAATTGAAGTGGTCCCGAATAAAGAAAACTCTACTATTGAAATGATGGTGTTAAATCAAAGTTTTAAAGGAACATATTTAACTATATCAAAGAGATAA
- a CDS encoding MarC family protein encodes MNFDLKEILTASMILFAVIDIVGSIPIIIDLRKKVGHIQSEKASLVAAVLMILFLFVGKEILNLIGIDVNSFAVAGAFIIFFLALEMILGIQLYKDDEPETAAVVPLAFPLIAGAGTMTSILSLRAEYQPINIVIAIVVNIIFVYIVLKASGRIEKVLGKQGINVIRKIFGVILLAIAVKLFATNIKGLF; translated from the coding sequence ATGAACTTTGACTTAAAAGAGATATTGACTGCTAGTATGATACTTTTTGCGGTAATTGATATCGTAGGAAGTATTCCTATTATTATTGACCTTCGTAAAAAAGTAGGTCACATACAAAGTGAAAAAGCATCTCTAGTAGCAGCAGTTTTAATGATATTATTTTTATTTGTTGGTAAAGAGATTCTAAATCTTATTGGGATTGATGTTAATTCTTTTGCCGTGGCAGGTGCTTTTATCATATTCTTTTTAGCATTAGAAATGATTTTAGGAATTCAGTTATATAAAGATGATGAACCTGAAACTGCGGCAGTCGTGCCTTTAGCATTTCCACTTATTGCCGGAGCCGGAACTATGACTTCTATACTATCTCTTAGAGCAGAGTACCAACCTATAAACATAGTAATCGCTATCGTTGTCAATATTATTTTTGTATATATTGTATTAAAGGCTTCTGGAAGAATAGAAAAAGTACTAGGTAAACAAGGAATTAATGTTATTAGAAAAATATTTGGTGTAATTTTGCTTGCAATTGCAGTAAAGTTATTTGCAACTAATATAAAAGGACTATTTTAA